The Bubalus bubalis isolate 160015118507 breed Murrah chromosome 1, NDDB_SH_1, whole genome shotgun sequence genome includes a region encoding these proteins:
- the LOC102408707 gene encoding proline-rich protein 23B-like yields the protein MGSRPRSPGAYSSDRWGNEAEETGPAKRRRTEARARPESESETAPSVGNLTGPTAAGALTRVLVLPAGCALHLPLDDVDLVLEPEPTSVLQVALGDFILTLIPEALLGSRVEGPSGQVLERAALLSPPGEYTALEPGFCAAVPEVACEEETNGDDADSGSDFLSPEMDPAGGLIAGLRSPDASVWRSDAQGFFPEFWPRAPNPSPERCSPHHDDHLDVHLLEPFPDSPLQPLPPSPSPSPHERPPRPRGPAPKARRCLFPE from the coding sequence ATGGGCAGCAGGCCTCGAAGCCCCGGTGCCTACTCCTCAGACCGATGGGGAAACGAGGCCGAAGAAACCGGCCCTGCCAAGCGCCGCCGAACGGAGGCGCGCGCGCGCCCAGAGTCCGAGTCCGAGACGGCGCCCAGCGTGGGCAACCTGACAGGACCTACGGCTGCGGGCGCTCTCACACGCGTGCTGGTTCTGCCCGCTGGCTGTGCCCTGCATCTGCCCCTGGACGACGTAGATCTGGTGCTGGAGCCCGAGCCCACGTCCGTGCTGCAGGTGGCTCTCGGAGATTTCATCCTCACACTGATCCCCGAGGCCCTCTTGGGCTCGAGGGTGGAAGGCCCGTCGGGACAGGTCCTTGAACGGGCCGCTCTCCTGAGCCCTCCCGGGGAGTACACGGCTCTGGAACCGGGATTCTGCGCAGCTGTGCCAGAGGTCGCCTGCGAAGAAGAGACCAACGGGGACGACGCCGACTCGGGCTCTGACTTCCTGTCACCAGAGATGGATCCGGCAGGCGGCCTCATAGCTGGGCTCCGCAGCCCAGACGCCAGCGTGTGGCGCTCCGACGCACAGGGCTTCTTCCCAGAGTTCTGGCCTCGGGCGCCTAACCCTAGTCCAGAGAGATGCTCTCCTCACCACGACGACCACCTAGACGTGCACCTTCTGGAGCCCTTCCCTGACTCACCACTCCAACCTCTACCGCCTTCTCCAAGTCCAAGCCCTCACGAGCGCCCCCCGCGCCCTCGCGGTCCTGCGCCCAAGGCTCGGAGATGTCTGTTTCCAGAATGA
- the LOC112578160 gene encoding 40S ribosomal protein S27-like, with translation MDVKCPECYKITTIFSHAQTVVFCVGCSTVLCQPTGGKARLTEGCSFRQKQR, from the coding sequence ATGGATGTAAAATGCCCAGAATGCTATAAAATCACCACCATCTTTAGCCATGCACAAACAGTAGTTTTTTGTGTTGGCTGCTCTACTGTCCTCTGCCAGCCTACAGGAGGAAAAGCAAGGCTTACAGAAGGATGCTCTTTCAGACAGAAGCAGCGCTAA